One uncultured Flavobacterium sp. genomic window carries:
- a CDS encoding MFS transporter has protein sequence MFKALKSKNFKLFFYGQSVSVIGTWLQKTAVSWMVYSVTGSVFLLGLVTFLSMIPSLFLAPLAGSIIGRYDRHKAMILLQSLAMFQAGALALLIYLKIYNINFILALSLFQGIINSFDMTCRQTMMIDIVDNKEDLPNAVALNSTLNNFARIAGPALAGIILHNYGEDICFIGNFLSYIPVLISLLMMKITPHIKATDKMKMLDDFIEGLDYVKKETEMAKMLLMLMCSSLFVISFNTLMPVFAKDIFSGNAQTFSWFESAAGIGSILSAIYLANLKKADNMGKIMTAASLLLGFSIIILAYSNSLTVALICMALSGVGMMAQTSSINIYVQTQSTVKMRSRSISYYLMAYQGMIPVGSLIIGYVSHIIGTRETVAIQGIICIVSVIVYVYYKNRSSEEEMGTCPVRYKN, from the coding sequence ATGTTTAAAGCATTAAAATCAAAAAACTTCAAGTTATTCTTTTACGGACAATCAGTTTCTGTAATTGGAACCTGGCTACAAAAAACAGCCGTAAGTTGGATGGTTTACAGCGTTACAGGTTCTGTTTTCTTACTTGGATTGGTAACATTTCTAAGCATGATTCCTTCTTTATTTCTTGCGCCCTTAGCGGGAAGTATTATCGGGAGATATGACAGACACAAAGCCATGATTTTATTACAATCTTTGGCAATGTTTCAAGCCGGAGCTTTGGCTTTATTAATTTACTTAAAGATATACAACATCAATTTTATTCTGGCCCTAAGTCTTTTTCAGGGAATCATAAACTCTTTTGATATGACTTGTCGTCAAACTATGATGATTGATATTGTAGATAATAAAGAAGATTTACCAAACGCCGTTGCCTTAAATTCGACCTTAAACAATTTTGCCCGAATTGCTGGTCCTGCTCTGGCTGGAATTATTTTGCATAATTATGGCGAAGACATTTGTTTCATTGGAAACTTCTTAAGTTATATTCCGGTTTTGATTTCTTTATTAATGATGAAAATTACACCGCACATTAAAGCAACCGACAAAATGAAAATGTTAGATGATTTTATTGAAGGTTTAGATTATGTAAAAAAAGAAACCGAGATGGCCAAAATGCTTTTAATGTTAATGTGCAGTAGTCTGTTCGTAATCTCTTTCAACACATTAATGCCTGTTTTTGCCAAAGATATTTTTAGCGGAAATGCTCAGACTTTTAGCTGGTTTGAAAGTGCTGCCGGAATTGGTTCAATTCTATCAGCTATTTATTTGGCGAATCTTAAAAAAGCCGACAATATGGGCAAAATAATGACCGCTGCAAGCTTATTATTAGGTTTTAGCATTATTATACTTGCTTACTCAAATAGTTTAACTGTAGCGCTTATTTGCATGGCTCTGAGCGGTGTGGGAATGATGGCACAAACCTCATCTATAAATATTTACGTTCAAACACAAAGTACTGTAAAAATGCGTTCAAGAAGTATTAGTTATTATTTAATGGCGTATCAGGGAATGATTCCTGTGGGAAGTTTGATTATTGGATACGTTTCGCATATTATAGGAACCCGAGAAACTGTGGCAATTCAGGGAATTATCTGTATTGTTTCGGTAATTGTTTATGTGTACTACAAAAACCGCAGTTCTGAAGAAGAAATGGGAACTTGCCCGGTTCGTTACAAAAACTAG
- a CDS encoding SGNH/GDSL hydrolase family protein translates to MKSHFKQIVTVILSILLLSCSVEETPSQSSAIPPVTTPTTEVPTTPISSSINYLALGDSYTIGQSVCETCRYPEQLKAVLKTTYPETNFSLKVIAQTGWTTSDLIYAINSQNPDSNYDLVTLLIGVNNQYQHLDFSVYEKEFPQLLNKAIALAKGNNKNVLVLSIPDYAYTPFAANYTDENRMKISSEISKYNTFAESYCITKEVSFISITDITQQGLTRPSLVASDGLHPSELAYKLFVDRIFYKVKMILQD, encoded by the coding sequence ATGAAATCACATTTCAAACAAATAGTTACTGTTATCCTCTCTATACTTCTACTAAGCTGTAGTGTCGAAGAAACTCCTTCTCAATCTTCAGCAATACCTCCGGTTACTACTCCAACCACAGAAGTTCCAACTACTCCTATTTCAAGTTCGATAAATTATCTGGCTTTAGGCGACAGTTATACAATAGGCCAAAGTGTTTGCGAAACTTGCCGATATCCGGAACAGCTAAAAGCGGTTCTAAAAACAACTTATCCGGAAACTAATTTTTCATTAAAAGTAATTGCCCAGACTGGCTGGACAACTTCAGACTTAATCTATGCAATAAATAGTCAAAATCCGGATTCTAATTACGATTTAGTTACACTTTTAATTGGTGTGAATAATCAGTATCAACACCTGGATTTTTCTGTGTACGAAAAAGAATTTCCACAATTACTAAACAAAGCCATAGCATTAGCAAAAGGCAATAATAAAAATGTACTTGTTCTTTCGATTCCTGACTATGCCTATACTCCGTTTGCCGCAAATTATACAGACGAAAACCGAATGAAAATTTCAAGTGAAATAAGCAAATACAATACTTTTGCCGAGAGTTACTGCATTACCAAAGAAGTTAGTTTTATTTCTATTACAGATATTACACAACAAGGCCTTACCAGACCTAGTTTAGTTGCTTCAGATGGCTTGCATCCTTCCGAATTGGCTTATAAACTGTTTGTTGATCGTATTTTTTATAAAGTAAAAATGATTCTGCAGGATTAA
- a CDS encoding acyl-CoA dehydrogenase family protein — MKPDLFQAPDYYNLDDLLTDEHKLVRESARAWVKREVSPIIEEYAQKAEFPKQIIKGLGEIGGFGPYIPVEYGGAGLDQISYGLIMQEIERGDSGVRSTSSVQSSLVMYPIWKYGNEEQRMKYLPKLATGELMGCFGLTEPDHGSDPGSMITNFKDMGDHYLLNGAKMWISNAPFADIAVVWAKDETGRIHGLIVERGMKGFTTPETHNKWSLRASSTGELIFDNVKVPKENLLPNKSGLGAPLGCLDSARYGIAWGAIGAAMDCYDTALRYAKERIQFGKPIAGTQLQQKKLAEMITEITKAQLLTWRLGVLRNEGRATTSQISMAKRNNVDMAIHIAREARQILGGMGITGEYSIMRHMMNLESVITYEGTHDIHLLITGMDVTGISAFK; from the coding sequence ATGAAACCAGATTTATTTCAAGCCCCGGATTATTACAACCTTGACGATTTATTGACAGACGAACACAAATTGGTTCGCGAATCTGCTCGTGCATGGGTCAAGAGAGAAGTTTCTCCTATTATAGAAGAATATGCTCAAAAGGCAGAATTTCCAAAACAAATCATAAAAGGACTTGGAGAAATTGGAGGTTTCGGACCTTATATTCCTGTTGAATATGGAGGTGCCGGTCTGGACCAAATTTCTTACGGTTTAATAATGCAGGAAATTGAACGAGGAGATTCCGGAGTAAGGTCTACTTCATCTGTTCAATCTTCACTGGTAATGTATCCTATTTGGAAATACGGAAACGAAGAACAACGAATGAAGTATTTGCCAAAACTGGCAACGGGAGAATTAATGGGTTGTTTTGGTTTGACTGAACCGGATCATGGTTCTGACCCAGGAAGTATGATTACTAATTTTAAAGATATGGGAGATCATTATCTTTTAAATGGTGCCAAAATGTGGATTTCGAATGCCCCTTTTGCAGATATCGCAGTGGTTTGGGCAAAAGATGAAACAGGAAGAATCCACGGATTAATTGTAGAGCGCGGCATGAAAGGTTTTACAACTCCTGAAACACATAATAAATGGTCGCTTCGTGCATCATCAACCGGAGAATTAATTTTTGACAATGTAAAAGTTCCTAAAGAAAATCTATTGCCAAACAAATCAGGTTTAGGCGCACCACTTGGCTGTTTAGATTCGGCTCGTTACGGAATCGCGTGGGGCGCAATTGGAGCAGCAATGGATTGTTATGATACAGCTTTAAGATATGCAAAAGAGAGAATTCAGTTTGGAAAACCAATTGCGGGAACTCAATTGCAACAGAAAAAACTGGCAGAAATGATTACCGAAATCACAAAAGCACAATTATTAACCTGGCGTTTAGGTGTTTTGAGAAATGAAGGAAGAGCAACGACTTCTCAAATTTCGATGGCAAAACGCAACAATGTCGATATGGCAATTCATATCGCCCGTGAAGCAAGACAAATACTGGGCGGAATGGGAATTACCGGCGAATATTCGATTATGCGTCACATGATGAATCTCGAAAGTGTGATAACTTATGAAGGAACTCATGACATTCATTTACTAATAACCGGAATGGATGTAACTGGAATTTCGGCATTTAAATAG
- a CDS encoding LysR substrate-binding domain-containing protein, which yields MEIYQLEYFIKTAEVLHFTKAAELCFVTQSGLSQQIKKLEEELGMPLFIRIGKKVQLTEAGSVFLIHAKKVIENVQSGKQAIDDLNEMIGGELRIGVTYIFGLLILPVINAFAKRYQKLKIVVEYGTTEALEQKLIHNELDLVLVISSHEIGLSIQKVPLFTSNMVMAVSKSHSLAVLDKIAFKKIEEIPLVLPGKGSNSREFVEELFAKNKMKPKISIELNSIHALLQMVQDSDWATIVAEKALKGWDDLRAIQITGVATRRDSFMLTMGGYQKKAVKLFMEEFRKSI from the coding sequence ATGGAAATTTATCAATTAGAATATTTTATTAAAACTGCCGAAGTTCTTCATTTTACTAAAGCTGCCGAATTGTGTTTTGTAACACAATCCGGGCTTTCGCAGCAAATAAAAAAACTGGAAGAAGAACTCGGGATGCCTTTGTTTATTAGGATTGGGAAAAAAGTACAGCTTACTGAAGCAGGCTCTGTTTTTTTAATTCACGCAAAAAAGGTGATCGAAAATGTACAAAGTGGAAAACAGGCAATTGACGATTTGAACGAAATGATTGGCGGTGAATTGCGAATAGGCGTGACTTATATTTTTGGGTTATTGATTCTGCCCGTGATTAATGCATTTGCAAAAAGATATCAAAAGCTGAAAATTGTCGTAGAATATGGCACAACCGAGGCATTAGAGCAAAAACTAATTCACAATGAATTGGATTTGGTTTTGGTTATTTCGTCGCATGAAATTGGGCTTTCAATTCAAAAAGTACCTTTGTTCACTTCAAATATGGTTATGGCAGTTTCAAAATCACATTCTTTGGCAGTTTTAGACAAAATTGCTTTCAAGAAAATAGAAGAAATACCGCTCGTTCTTCCAGGGAAAGGTTCGAATTCGAGAGAATTTGTAGAAGAGTTGTTTGCAAAAAACAAGATGAAACCTAAAATTTCGATTGAATTAAACTCGATTCATGCTTTATTGCAAATGGTACAGGACAGTGATTGGGCAACAATTGTGGCGGAAAAGGCCTTAAAAGGCTGGGATGATCTCAGAGCAATTCAGATTACAGGAGTTGCAACCAGAAGAGATTCCTTTATGCTAACGATGGGCGGTTATCAAAAAAAGGCAGTAAAGTTGTTTATGGAAGAATTTAGAAAAAGCATTTAA
- a CDS encoding asparaginase, with translation MSSKAKILLIYTGGTIGMSKDFETGALKAFNFGKLLQKIPEIKQLDCEIESVSFENPIDSSNMNPEMWTKIATIIEENYVAYDGFVVLHGSDTMSYSASALSFMLENLAKPVVFTGSQLPIGDLRTDAKENLITAIQIASLQENGKPVINEVCLYFEYKLYRGNRTSKVNAEHFKAFTAPNYPELVESGVHLKLNSHLFLPVKTDAKLIVHKNLDNHVAIIKMFPGMSEIVLSSILAIKDLKGIVLETYGSGNAPTEDWFLNLIQKAIQSGLHIVNVTQCSGGSVNMGQYETSTALKSLGVISGKDITTEAAITKLMYLLGHNIPKEDFKIIFETALRGEIS, from the coding sequence ATGTCATCTAAAGCTAAAATATTGCTGATTTATACTGGTGGAACCATTGGTATGAGTAAAGATTTTGAAACTGGTGCACTTAAAGCGTTCAACTTTGGTAAATTATTGCAAAAGATTCCCGAAATCAAACAATTAGATTGCGAGATTGAATCAGTTTCTTTCGAAAATCCAATCGATTCTTCAAATATGAATCCTGAAATGTGGACAAAAATTGCCACAATCATTGAAGAAAATTACGTTGCTTATGATGGATTTGTAGTACTTCATGGTTCAGATACCATGTCGTATTCTGCATCTGCATTGAGTTTTATGTTAGAGAATTTAGCCAAACCGGTTGTGTTTACAGGTTCGCAATTACCAATTGGAGATTTACGAACTGATGCTAAAGAAAACCTTATTACAGCAATTCAGATTGCTTCTCTTCAGGAAAACGGAAAACCGGTAATCAACGAAGTTTGTTTGTATTTTGAATATAAATTGTACCGGGGAAACAGAACTTCAAAAGTAAATGCGGAACACTTTAAAGCTTTTACAGCACCAAATTATCCTGAATTAGTAGAATCAGGAGTTCATCTTAAATTAAACTCGCATTTATTTCTTCCTGTAAAAACAGATGCAAAATTGATCGTCCATAAAAACTTAGACAATCATGTTGCTATCATAAAAATGTTTCCGGGAATGAGCGAGATTGTTTTATCGTCAATTCTAGCCATTAAAGATTTAAAAGGAATTGTTCTTGAAACTTACGGCTCGGGAAATGCCCCGACCGAAGATTGGTTTTTGAATTTAATTCAGAAAGCAATTCAGTCCGGTTTACATATTGTCAACGTTACACAATGCTCCGGCGGAAGTGTCAATATGGGACAATACGAAACCAGTACTGCCTTAAAATCTCTTGGGGTTATCTCAGGAAAAGATATTACAACAGAAGCCGCAATTACAAAACTTATGTATTTACTAGGGCACAATATTCCAAAAGAAGACTTTAAGATCATTTTCGAAACGGCTTTACGCGGGGAAATTTCATAA
- a CDS encoding DUF3050 domain-containing protein yields the protein MNIETINNSIQPQKDQLLQHSLYNKIQSIDDLHSFLQTHVFAVWDFMSLLKALQAKLTCTTTPWFATKNPETRYLINEIVLAEETDLSIDGRRQSHYEMYLEAMVDCGADTTGINTFLSQVNSLHNIFVAIKQSSLHPDTKAFLDFTFRVIEQGKPHEIAAAFTFGREDLIPSMFTAILKNFQKNLPDTDLSKLLYYFERHIELDADEHGPMAMQMITDLCEDDAQKWKEVEEISILALEKRIGLWNAIEEEIVMKTEMV from the coding sequence ATGAATATTGAAACTATAAACAATAGCATTCAACCTCAAAAAGATCAACTTTTACAGCATTCTTTATACAATAAAATTCAAAGTATTGACGACTTACATAGTTTCCTGCAAACCCACGTTTTTGCAGTTTGGGATTTTATGTCACTATTAAAAGCTTTACAAGCCAAACTTACCTGTACCACAACACCTTGGTTTGCTACAAAAAACCCGGAAACAAGATATTTAATCAACGAAATTGTTCTTGCCGAAGAAACTGATTTAAGTATTGACGGGAGAAGACAAAGCCATTATGAAATGTATCTTGAAGCAATGGTAGATTGCGGTGCTGATACAACTGGAATTAATACTTTTTTATCTCAAGTAAATTCATTGCATAATATTTTTGTTGCCATAAAACAAAGTTCATTACATCCAGATACAAAAGCTTTTTTAGATTTTACTTTTAGAGTTATCGAACAAGGAAAACCACATGAAATTGCCGCAGCATTTACTTTTGGAAGAGAAGATTTGATTCCGAGTATGTTTACTGCAATCCTGAAGAACTTTCAAAAAAACCTTCCTGACACTGATTTAAGCAAACTGCTTTATTATTTTGAAAGACATATCGAATTGGATGCTGATGAACACGGACCAATGGCAATGCAAATGATTACTGATTTATGCGAAGATGATGCTCAAAAATGGAAAGAAGTTGAAGAAATTTCGATTCTGGCATTAGAAAAACGAATCGGACTTTGGAATGCTATTGAAGAAGAAATTGTGATGAAAACAGAAATGGTGTAA
- a CDS encoding helix-turn-helix domain-containing protein — protein MQVLPSKELSPYIKHYLFLDNAATSIQKLRLFSDGNTGVVFSFKSKLISDINNYHVKNYLPNSFLYGQPNGFKDIYSNDEITLIIVVFQPNGIHQLLGIPAHEFLDSIIAIDDVFGENGLILQDKLSEHNNQNRIELLNHFFRNLISKKSQSNQSIINSSLDFIISNKGHFSVAQLVKYTGYTERHLERKFKESIGLNPKKFGNVIRLHHFLKLLKDKPVDTNLTNICYDAGFADQSHLIKDFKKHTGISPKEYLYSSGKLTNNLIKTIPTVSF, from the coding sequence ATGCAGGTTTTACCATCAAAAGAATTATCGCCTTATATCAAACATTATCTTTTTTTAGATAATGCAGCAACTTCGATCCAGAAACTTCGCTTGTTTTCTGATGGAAATACTGGTGTTGTATTTTCTTTTAAAAGCAAACTTATCTCTGACATTAATAATTACCACGTAAAAAACTATTTGCCAAATTCTTTTTTATATGGACAACCCAATGGTTTCAAAGACATCTATTCTAATGATGAAATAACTTTAATAATTGTCGTTTTTCAGCCCAACGGAATTCATCAATTGTTAGGAATTCCTGCCCATGAATTTCTGGATTCTATTATTGCTATTGATGATGTTTTTGGCGAAAACGGATTGATTCTTCAGGATAAATTATCAGAACATAACAATCAAAACAGAATTGAACTTTTAAATCATTTTTTCAGAAACCTGATCTCTAAAAAATCGCAATCAAATCAATCGATCATAAATAGTTCGTTAGATTTTATAATTTCAAACAAAGGACATTTTTCTGTGGCACAATTGGTTAAATATACCGGCTATACCGAAAGGCATCTCGAAAGAAAATTTAAAGAATCTATTGGATTAAACCCCAAGAAATTTGGTAACGTCATTAGACTACATCATTTTTTAAAACTATTAAAAGATAAACCTGTCGACACCAATTTGACAAATATTTGTTATGATGCAGGATTCGCAGATCAATCGCATTTGATAAAAGATTTTAAAAAACATACCGGAATATCTCCAAAGGAATATTTGTACAGTAGCGGAAAATTAACCAATAACCTCATCAAAACGATTCCCACTGTTTCATTTTAA
- a CDS encoding GNAT family N-acetyltransferase, which translates to MEFFKTTNDDIDAVFDIYSEATSYQKTVNNKSWRGFERALIEKEITENRHFIIKEGNEVACTFVLTFNDLIIWKEASQDPAVYLHRIATNPKFRGQSYVKKIIEWTKAYAKENSKSYIRLDTHSGNERINKYYTSCGFEYKGISTIEWTSELPEHYKEGSFSLFEIEL; encoded by the coding sequence ATGGAATTTTTTAAAACTACAAATGATGATATCGATGCTGTTTTCGATATTTATAGCGAAGCAACATCTTATCAAAAAACAGTCAATAATAAAAGCTGGAGAGGTTTTGAAAGAGCACTAATAGAAAAGGAAATTACCGAAAATCGTCATTTTATAATCAAAGAAGGAAATGAAGTTGCTTGCACATTTGTGCTAACTTTTAATGATTTAATTATCTGGAAAGAAGCCAGTCAGGATCCTGCAGTATATTTGCATCGTATTGCTACAAATCCAAAATTCAGAGGACAGTCGTATGTCAAAAAAATCATAGAGTGGACCAAAGCTTACGCCAAAGAAAATAGCAAATCCTACATTAGACTCGACACACACAGCGGAAACGAAAGAATAAATAAATATTACACAAGTTGTGGCTTCGAATATAAAGGAATCAGCACAATAGAATGGACAAGCGAATTACCGGAACATTACAAAGAAGGTTCTTTTAGTTTGTTTGAGATTGAACTTTAA
- a CDS encoding nitrilase family protein yields the protein MENLKIATAQFENKSGDKNYNLSVIETLSRKAASEGCDVISFHECSITGYTFARHLSKEQMLDLAEIIPSGESILKLIEIAKNNEIVILAGLFEKDENDNLFKAYVCVDKNGLVAKYRKLHPFINPYLTPGDQYCIFEIKGWKCGILICYDNNIIENVRATTLLGATIIFMPHVTMCTPSTRPGAGFVAPQLWKNREADPTSLRLEFDGMKGRDWLMKWLPARAYDNAIYAVFSNPIGMDDDQLKNGCSMIIDPFGDILAECRTFDDAFATAIITSEKCIQAGGNRYIKARRPELYRDIIGQNHISEQNVVWLNSDKKS from the coding sequence ATGGAAAATCTAAAAATTGCTACAGCTCAGTTTGAGAATAAAAGCGGTGACAAAAATTATAATTTATCTGTAATCGAAACGCTTTCGCGAAAGGCCGCCAGCGAAGGCTGCGATGTGATTTCGTTTCATGAATGTTCTATTACCGGATATACTTTTGCAAGGCATTTATCGAAAGAACAAATGCTGGATTTGGCAGAAATTATTCCGAGTGGAGAAAGTATTTTAAAGCTTATCGAAATCGCCAAAAACAACGAAATTGTAATTCTGGCAGGGCTCTTTGAAAAGGATGAAAATGACAACCTTTTCAAAGCCTACGTTTGTGTTGACAAAAATGGTTTGGTTGCAAAATACAGAAAACTACATCCGTTTATAAATCCATATTTAACTCCCGGAGATCAATATTGCATCTTTGAAATTAAAGGCTGGAAATGTGGAATTCTAATTTGTTACGACAACAATATTATCGAAAATGTTCGCGCCACAACACTTCTTGGTGCTACTATTATTTTCATGCCACACGTTACAATGTGTACGCCTTCGACCAGACCTGGCGCCGGTTTTGTTGCACCTCAACTTTGGAAAAACCGCGAAGCTGATCCAACTTCTTTACGATTGGAATTTGACGGAATGAAAGGTCGTGACTGGTTAATGAAATGGCTGCCTGCAAGAGCTTACGATAATGCTATTTATGCCGTTTTCTCAAACCCAATTGGTATGGATGACGATCAATTAAAAAATGGCTGTTCTATGATTATTGATCCGTTTGGAGATATCTTAGCCGAATGCCGAACTTTTGATGACGCTTTTGCAACAGCAATAATTACTTCTGAAAAATGTATTCAAGCCGGAGGAAATCGATACATAAAAGCCAGAAGACCAGAATTGTACCGAGATATTATCGGACAAAATCATATATCAGAACAAAATGTGGTTTGGTTAAATTCTGATAAAAAAAGTTAA